Proteins from a single region of Hordeum vulgare subsp. vulgare chromosome 6H, MorexV3_pseudomolecules_assembly, whole genome shotgun sequence:
- the LOC123406240 gene encoding mexicain-like, with the protein MARELATILLMAILLHAAMQVATSVDITDMDLASEKSLWALYDRWCEHHNVVRDLGEKARRFSVFEENARMIHQFNQGDAPYKLSLNLFGDMTDEEVDDGYGRCSTPLPNSGKRRQGQVTHGVVAGRANYPMYVDWRMTGYDQRPSAVTNVKIQRGCGSCWAFSAIAAVEGINSIRTRKLVSLSAQQLLDCDKKSGGCSGGNPILAFQYMMGHIRISTEADYPYIADEHGYCWVLKRKNPVVTIDGFKKVPRNDEVALLQAVAAQPVVVVVDTKTFRRYGGGVFVGPCGTNGTHAMTVVGYGTTYETNPIDYWIVKNSWGPKWGENGYIRLARGVDGRTKEGICGILMEASYPVKN; encoded by the coding sequence ATGGCAAGAGAACTTGCAACGATACTACTCATGGCTATCTTGCTTCATGCCGCTATGCAAGTGGCGACGTCCGTGGACATCACGGACATGGACTTGGCGTCGGAGAAGTCCTTGTGGGCACTGTACGATCGCTGGTGCGAGCATCACAATGTGGTACGCGACCTCGGCGAAAAGGCCCGGCGCTTCAGCGTGTTCGAAGAGAACGCTCGCATGATCCACCAATTCAACCAAGGCGACGCACCCTACAAGCTGAGCCTCAACCTCTTCGGTGACATGACCGATGAAGAGGTCGATGACGGGTACGGTCGCTGCTCCACCCCCTTGCCAAACAGCGGGAAGCGACGCCAAGGGCAGGTCACACACGGCGTCGTTGCCGGGCGTGCAAACTACCCAATGTACGTGGACTGGCGCATGACAGGGTACGACCAACGCCCGTCAGCTGTGACCAACGTGAAGATCCAAAGAGGGTGCGGTTCTTGTTGGGCCTTCTCGGCGATAGCCGCGGTGGAGGGCATCAATTCAATCAGGACGAGGAAGCTGGTGTCATTGTCTGCGCAACAGCTCTTAGACTGCGACAAAAAGAGTGGCGGTTGTAGTGGCGGCAATCCGATATTGGCCTTCCAGTACATGATGGGCCACATCAGAATCTCGACAGAGGCTGACTACCCGTACATTGCCGATGAGCACGGCTACTGCTGGGTGCTGAAACGAAAGAACCCTGTTGTCACCATCGACGGCTTCAAGAAGGTGCCGCGAAATGACGAGGTGGCGTTGCTGCAGGCGGTGGCGGCCCAACCCGTCGTTGTGGTGGTTGACACGAAGACCTTCCGGCGCTACGGTGGAGGCGTGTTTGTGGGTCCATGTGGGACAAATGGGACCCACGCGATGACAGTGGTGGGCTATGGCACCACATATGAGACCAACCCCATAGATTACTGGATCGTAAAGAATTCTTGGGGGCCAAAATGGGGTGAAAACGGCTACATCCGTCTGGCGCGCGGCGTGGATGGTCGCACCAAGGAGGGCATATGTGGCATCTTGATGGAAGCATCGTACCCTGTGAAAAACTAA
- the LOC123404601 gene encoding coniferyl alcohol acyltransferase-like yields MASDSRVRVLSRSTVKALGSNAAPAPPRLLAVSNLDLLPQNIPVSLFCAYRRPSSGGGFGDVVAAFEAKLPSLLDHFLPLTGRIVVDPRSGRREMLNCDNQGAELVLAEAGVALASLDYGQLGASLAEVGVPVKYDAGVALSVQLVSFSCGGFAVAWASNHVLTDGYSLCMIASAWSEVARSGTLSAAVNHDRSVFRPRAPPSYGPSFGEQFSPVEGEHLVNALTTQCSFVERTYYVEARDLETLRSQASQVGVVATRIEALSAYLWKAFAAVVGASDESCRMGWWVNGRPRLAAPRYKAAMREREYIGNVTTLAVAEARVEDTRRLPLPDIASTVRETIRSTATDEHFQQQVDWVEEHRATKYVETASVGLGSPVLTVTSFATFSLDTDFGFGRAALTMPTGEDCGRLCSAFVQIIARPGGDGWLVNMYVWPRLAAAVDSDERRIFKPLTAEFLGLGHYSRL; encoded by the coding sequence ATGGCAAGCGACTCGCGCGTCCGTGTCCTGAGCCGGAGCACCGTCAAGGCGTTAGGCTCCAACGCCGCACCCGCACCACCGCGTCTCCTCGCCGTCTCCAACCTCGACCTGCTGCCTCAGAACATCCCCGTCTCGCTCTTCTGCGCCTACCGGCGGCCCTCCTCCGGCGGCGGCTTCGGCGACGTCGTCGCGGCCTTCGAGGCCAAGCTGCCGTCCTTGCTCGACCACTTCCTCCCCCTCACCGGCCGCATCGTCGTCGACCCGCGGTCCGGGCGCAGGGAGATGCTAAACTGCGACAACCAGGGCGCCGAGCTTGTCCTCGCCGAGGCCGGCGTGGCCCTGGCGAGCCTGGACTACGGCCAACTAGGCGCGTCGCTGGCGGAGGTCGGCGTCCCCGTCAAGTACGATGCCGGCGTCGCGCTGTCGGTGCAGCTGGTGTCGTTCTCCTGCGGCGGGTTCGCCGTGGCGTGGGCCAGCAACCACGTGCTCACGGACGGGTACTCGTTGTGCATGATCGCCAGCGCGTGGTCCGAGGTCGCGCGCTCCGGGACGCTCTCCGCCGCCGTGAACCACGACCGCTCCGTGTTCCGCCCACGCGCCCCGCCGTCCTACGGCCCCTCGTTCGGCGAGCAGTTCTCGCCGGTGGAGGGCGAGCACCTCGTCAATGCGCTGACTACCCAGTGCTCCTTCGTCGAGCGCACGTATTACGTCGAGGCGCGAGACCTCGAGACGCTCCGCTCTCAGGCGAGCCAGGTCGGCGTGGTGGCCACCCGCATCGAGGCGCTGTCCGCGTACCTGTGGAAGGCGTTCGCCGCCGTCGTGGGCGCGTCCGACGAGAGCTGCCGCATGGGCTGGTGGGTGAACGGGCGGCCCCGTCTTGCCGCGCCGAGGTACAAGGCGGCGATGCGGGAGCGCGAGTACATCGGCAACGTCACCACGCTCGCGGTGGCCGAGGCGAGGGTGGAGGACACCCGCCGGCTTCCGCTCCCGGACATCGCGTCGACGGTGCGCGAGACGATCAGGTCCACGGCCACGGACGAGCACTTCCAGCAGCAGGTGGACTGGGTGGAGGAGCACAGGGCTACCAAGTACGTCGAGACGGCCTCCGTCGGGTTGGGTAGCCCGGTGCTGACCGTCACCTCCTTCGCGACGTTCAGTTTGGACACCGACTTCGGCTTCGGGCGTGCCGCGCTGACGATGCCCACAGGGGAGGACTGCGGGAGGCTGTGCAGTGCCTTCGTGCAGATCATCGCGCGCCCGGGAGGCGACGGCTGGCTCGTTAACATGTATGTGTGGCCGAGGCTCGCCGCCGCGGTCGACTCCGACGAGCGCCGCATCTTCAAGCCTCTCACCGCTGAGTtcctcggccttggccattatagCCGGCTTTGA